TTCATTGCGCAGATTCCATCAGGCAGGCTTTTACCGTAAGGAACAAGCAGATGCAACAAGCAACGCAAATGAACGATATCTGACGGCACATCACCGTCAAGCTTATCCATGTCCAGCGTCTCCAAACGTTCCAGGGTCCTAATTTGGGCTGGCAGCCGTGCTTCCCTTCTAACATTCAGATACCTTAGCTGATACAGTTTGGCGATTGGCGTCAGATCAATGGTATCCTCCCCATCACTGCTCCAGTCTTTCAGATTCAGGACCCTGATGAACTTGAATTCAGAGAGAGGAGGCATGAAGTAGGTGTTGCCAAACAGAGTAAATGATCGTATATGTGACACACTTAAGCTTGCTGCAGCTTTTGTCTCTTGATCTGCTCTAAAATCCAAGTGAAGGGAAAGCCGACGAGCCCTGGCCTGCAGTGATGTGCTTATGTCATGTACATTGTCTACCACCCTCAAGAAGCTCTCTTCCTCTGACTTCATTCTGATCAGATCAAGCATCATGTCATGCACTttgcatctccacacctcaccGTTGTAATCGATGTATGTAGGTTCAATCATGCTCCTGTTGACGAGTTCGTTGAAATAACTTCCAGCGACTTCCTCTGCACCTTGATCATGCAATTTTCTGACAAAACCTTCAGCAACCCATAGCCTCACCAGATCTTCCTTTTCAATGGAGTGATCCTCTGGGTACACACCAATATATAATAAGCATGTCTTAAGATGGGGAGGAAGATTGTCGTAGCTGAGTTTCAGTACCTGTCTCATCCCCTCTAAAGTTGGATTTGTCCTCAAATTTGAGCTCAGGGAACTGCACACAAACTTCCATTGCTCCCTTGACCTGGCTGGCTGGCTAGCCAATAGGCTGGCAATGCTTATAATGGCGAGTGGGAGACCACCGCATTTCTGTAAAGTTTCATTTGCAATCTCTGTAAGCGGCTGGGCACAAACATATCCGACTCTACTATAGAATAATTTTGCTGAGTTCTGATCATCAAGAGGTTTCATCCGGTAAATGAACTCACGTCGATAGGTGCAACATGCCTTGGCCACTGTCTCAATTCGTGTAGTTGCGATTACTTTGCTCCCTTTTTCATTATCTGGAAATGCACAGCGAAGAATTTCCCATACCGATGCATCCCATATGTCATCAATCACGAAAAGGTATCTGCAATATTTTCGTAAATTTAAAAGAAGTGAAAAAAAATGCAACTGAAAGAATAACTTAGCCGTCGGCCACTAGCGCATCTGATGTATCAGCAAAAGAAACGGTTTGGTACAGAGGAAAAAGCACACCACCTTTTGTCTTTTAGAAACTCCCTGACGTTCTCAATGAGATCTTCCACTTCGTTGGTATGATTCAGCTGTGGCATCCCAACCTTATAGACGATCCTACTAAGAAGCTTCATCAGATCGGGCCTTTGGGACACTGACACGAAAGCCTTGAAGTTGTACTGCCCACCAAGCTTACGGTACACCTCATTGGCAACTGTTGTTTTGCCAAGGCCTCCGAACCCAACAATGGCCACCACTCTCAGACACCGTCGTCCTGGTTCATCGCCACCATTGTTCAGCAACCTGATGATTTCACCCATCGGACCATCGATGCCCACAAGGTTGGCTGCCTCCGCATACAGCGCGGTCATCCGGGGGTCAATCGCTACGCAGCTGGAGGTAGAGGAGCCTCCATCGTCAACCCTGTACCTTTTCCGGCGCTCGCTCACCTCGATCACCCGGCTCTTGAGCTCCTGGATTTGCTTGGTGAAACGGTGGCGCACCCTGAGCTCGTTGACGTACTGGCGGATCTTAGCAACGAAGCCAGCATCGCCGGCGCTGACACTGCCACCGACCTGGTGCGTGAAGTCGTCGATGGAGTCCTCGATGTCGAACGCCGTACCCATCACTTGGTTCCTCCACTCCATCGTCTGCGGGTCGAGCTCCTCCATGTCGGCGAGCTTCTTGAGGACGGCGTTCATGCTGCCGAGCTCGTCCCTGAGGAACGCCACGTCCCTCCGGACGGCCTTGTGCTGCTCGTACTGCTCCCCCATTAGAGCAGCCAGCTTCTCCATcaccgagtttatcacaccggTTGACGCGCTCTCCAGCAGCACCGCAGCCATGGATCTGGCTTcccctcttctccttctttGGCTCTTGGAGATGTGTTTCTGGTTGTGGCTGTGGATCACTTCTGTGATGTAGGGATTAGGGAAGTCATCGGAGGTAGGTAGCATCTTCCATTTACTTTCGAGTACGTCGTTTGGTGGATGACCATGATTGCGATGTCACTGGTATCGATTTGGGGACAGATAATTAAGTAAAAAACACTGAGGCTATATCAGTGATAGAACAAACATGTGCTTGCAGACTGCGTCCAAGAAAATATCAGAGCATCACACGCGGACACGCCTGCGCCCCCACGTGACCTATGCCTACTGTCGTCCTACGTGACCAACCGCTGACTTTTGATCCTGTGCCCATCTATATATAGTATTAACTAAAATAGGCAACTTTAGTgtatacttgtgcatttaaaATTGTCTGTGTGATAGACACACTCTGTAGTAAATATATTTacggtgtgtttggttgggttGTGATTTTTGAAAAAGCTGCTGCACGCTATGGTCTGtagaaaagctgctgtgaaaaaaCTGTTGTGGGAAAATCAGAAGACCTTTTGGTCAGAGCAGCtgtgtgctgtgggtgaaatacCTGTAATACCTCTGAAGATTTGTGGGACTGTCTACATACAAAATACTCGTACAAATCTAATATGTTCACTGTGTGATAGACACAC
Above is a genomic segment from Panicum hallii strain FIL2 chromosome 8, PHallii_v3.1, whole genome shotgun sequence containing:
- the LOC112902703 gene encoding disease resistance protein RPP13-like isoform X1, with the translated sequence MLPTSDDFPNPYITEVIHSHNQKHISKSQRRRRGEARSMAAVLLESASTGVINSVMEKLAALMGEQYEQHKAVRRDVAFLRDELGSMNAVLKKLADMEELDPQTMEWRNQVMGTAFDIEDSIDDFTHQVGGSVSAGDAGFVAKIRQYVNELRVRHRFTKQIQELKSRVIEVSERRKRYRVDDGGSSTSSCVAIDPRMTALYAEAANLVGIDGPMGEIIRLLNNGGDEPGRRCLRVVAIVGFGGLGKTTVANEVYRKLGGQYNFKAFVSVSQRPDLMKLLSRIVYKVGMPQLNHTNEVEDLIENVREFLKDKRYLFVIDDIWDASVWEILRCAFPDNEKGSKVIATTRIETVAKACCTYRREFIYRMKPLDDQNSAKLFYSRVGYVCAQPLTEIANETLQKCGGLPLAIISIASLLASQPARSREQWKFVCSSLSSNLRTNPTLEGMRQVLKLSYDNLPPHLKTCLLYIGVYPEDHSIEKEDLVRLWVAEGFVRKLHDQGAEEVAGSYFNELVNRSMIEPTYIDYNGEVWRCKVHDMMLDLIRMKSEEESFLRVVDNVHDISTSLQARARRLSLHLDFRADQETKAAASLSVSHIRSFTLFGNTYFMPPLSEFKFIRVLNLKDWSSDGEDTIDLTPIAKLYQLRYLNVRREARLPAQIRTLERLETLDMDKLDGDVPSDIVHLRCLLHLLVPYGKSLPDGICAMKSMHTLRHFDLAMNSVDNFKGLGELTNLRDLRITCTGRVPQQGIRDTLWSSIGKLINCKLRALTFPPYGPVDLPPPATESDGSTISQAEGHLEILELSSTMFPQVPSWIGQHHKLSKLALSADMLKQDGVDLLAQLPNLYHLEMNIRKPLKERILVRGGSTAFPVLRYLQLSCFGPWLRFEAGSMPNLRALGLNQHGRGLERYGPSMLEGMAHLLRLKQVHVVIANGFSNGTARPGVTAADAEAAYRKALSTHPGHQSIEINVTLFCLVLTPPAFLYDSDDGQ
- the LOC112902703 gene encoding disease resistance protein RPP13-like isoform X2, whose translation is MLPTSDDFPNPYITEVIHSHNQKHISKSQRRRRGEARSMAAVLLESASTGVINSVMEKLAALMGEQYEQHKAVRRDVAFLRDELGSMNAVLKKLADMEELDPQTMEWRNQVMGTAFDIEDSIDDFTHQVGGSVSAGDAGFVAKIRQYVNELRVRHRFTKQIQELKSRVIEVSERRKRYRVDDGGSSTSSCVAIDPRMTALYAEAANLVGIDGPMGEIIRLLNNGGDEPGRRCLRVVAIVGFGGLGKTTVANEVYRKLGGQYNFKAFVSVSQRPDLMKLLSRIVYKVGMPQLNHTNEVEDLIENVREFLKDKRYLFVIDDIWDASVWEILRCAFPDNEKGSKVIATTRIETVAKACCTYRREFIYRMKPLDDQNSAKLFYSRVGYVCAQPLTEIANETLQKCGGLPLAIISIASLLASQPARSREQWKFVCSSLSSNLRTNPTLEGMRQVLKLSYDNLPPHLKTCLLYIGVYPEDHSIEKEDLVRLWVAEGFVRKLHDQGAEEVAGSYFNELVNRSMIEPTYIDYNGEVWRCKVHDMMLDLIRMKSEEESFLRVVDNVHDISTSLQARARRLSLHLDFRADQETKAAASLSVSHIRSFTLFGNTYFMPPLSEFKFIRVLNLKDWSSDGEDTIDLTPIAKLYQLRYLNVRREARLPAQIRTLERLETLDMDKLDGDVPSDIVHLRCLLHLLVPYGKSLPDGICAMKSMHTLRHFDLAMNSVDNFKGLGELTNLRDLRITCTGRVPQQGIRDTLWSSIGKLINCKLRALTFPPYGPVDLPPPATESDGSTISQAEGHLEILELSSTMFPQVPSWIGQHHKLSKLALSADMLKQDGVDLLAQLPNLYHLEMNIRKPLKERILVRGGSTAFPVLRYLQLSCSGRSGSTSMGAG